The stretch of DNA actaataatcttttcattgccattaaagtgaaatgactAAACCTAAACATAACAGCCCATACAAGAAAATATGTCATTGACCAGTAACATGTAGCCATCTTTGTATATAAACAGCTTTTTTTCATGTGTTTTTAAGAGGATTTTAGTAACTGGGAGTTGACGAAGAACGGTGGAGACAAATGGTGTATTGAACAGGTGCCAGATGATGCAGTGGCTTCATACTTCCGCACCTCATTTcagtaagaattttttttcagaatAGACAACAATAATGTATAAATGTGAGTTTATGAGCATACTCTGGGTCTCAATGTTCATTTCTGTACAATTTTCCAGGCCGTGTCTAAAAAAACAAGTGATCATTCTGCTGCAAAGCGGTTATGATGCTGATTATTTAGATTCTGCGCCTGAAGTGACTGTGAGGGACTGGTGAGTCTTTAGCATCTACTTCACTATTGTCTTCATTTAATGTATAGTAGCTCATTTCGTTTGGATGTCTCTGTGTAGGTACAGCACTCATAGTGCATGTGGGGGTGTTTATAGGCTTATTGTGTCACTGCTCAATGAAAATCGAGAGGTCATTGCTACATTTAAGCCGACTGATGTGACTCTGCCCGATGGTTCCACTTGGACACAGGTAAAATCTGGACGAATTaattatttacaataaaaccAAGAACTCGTTTAGAAAGGAAATCAGGTCAACTTAAatatcatgttagcttcaaAGTTTTAGTACATTAATGTTTGTGTGACTGTTTCTATAATATTAACAGTTAAATTGAAGCTATCAGACGAATAGCTTCCTGATAATCAAACCTATCCACaagtttcctatttaaagataCAGGAGGGTATTTCAGATACAGCCAAAGCTGTGAACATTATTCTGTACAATATAAGA from Paramisgurnus dabryanus chromosome 14, PD_genome_1.1, whole genome shotgun sequence encodes:
- the LOC135740686 gene encoding F-box only protein 2-like, yielding MPKNLLKNPHGDEDFSNWELTKNGGDKWCIEQVPDDAVASYFRTSFQPCLKKQVIILLQSGYDADYLDSAPEVTVRDWYSTHSACGGVYRLIVSLLNENREVIATFKPTDVTLPDGSTWTQVTHKFTSYGPGLRFISFEHGGQDNKNWKGCYGIRVTGSSVTILPKP